One part of the Dysidea avara chromosome 10, odDysAvar1.4, whole genome shotgun sequence genome encodes these proteins:
- the LOC136236342 gene encoding uncharacterized protein: MNVNVPVPVSLVQQQHQQSSVYSLDEHNRLRVSAANSTLAQREVAEPTNEEFKSAFNIMPRILQLLTSASHGQGHAQNFLELRTELQRCKYLLDLIPGLDSSLAQQNDTVRTTKNMISKQNKLLRQYKELDVFKASDSDTSSK; this comes from the exons ATGAACGTTAACGTACCGGTGCCTGTTTCGTTGGTTCAGCAGCAACACCAACAATCTTCCGTGTACAGTTTAGAT GAACATAATAGACTTAGGGTATCTGCAGCAAACAGTACTTTGGCACAAAGAGAAGTGGCAGAACCAACTAATGAAGAATTCAAGAGTGCGTTTAATATAATGCCTCGTATTCTACAGCTGCTAACAAGTGCCTCTCATGGACAAGGGCATGCACAGAAT TTTTTAGAACTACGTACAGAATTACAACGTTGCAAGTACCTCTTGGACCTAATTCCTGGATTGGACAGTTCACTCGCCCAGCAAAATGACACCGTAAGAACCACTAAAAACATGATATCAAAGCAGAA TAAGTTACTAAGACAATACAAAGAACTTGACGTCTTCAAGGCATCTGATTCAGATACTAGTAGCAAATAA
- the LOC136236340 gene encoding radial spoke head protein 9 homolog has product MDAEGLHVTVEYLSNSGVILSPEQKAALQISLPILRSDHKLKRVKLWGKVQGIKADYFIAHGVGEDELKDRKAVYSQDCLLWVLLPFATDEMISNAAKLMGRFTGDPSFINEYKYIRKTGDGETMQEESVTIEMKEEDRLAAVVASIDQEVSVVPRGAYIKNPLGGVRMNRSFEGLSIAECKDLSNFLHFREPQLENNKNALLSIDQSLNFLDSIEYDLPKGCWSLQFERGSGMVVLRSLIWFGLVSYHIPNTTKYGYFYCGTGERNNDLPFML; this is encoded by the exons ATGGATGCCGAAGGACTGCATGTTACCGTGGAGTATTTGAGCAACAGTGGTGTAATTCTTAGCCCAGAACAGAAAGCGGCACTGCAGATTTCACTTCCTATCCTTCGTAGCGATCACAAGCTGAAAAGAGTGAAATTGTGGGGCAAAGTACAAGGAATTAAGGCGGACTACTTCATCGCACACGGAGTTGGAGAAGATGAATTAAAGGATAGAAAAGCAGTTTATAG CCAGGACTGCCTTCTATGGGTATTGTTGCCATTTGCAACTGATGAAATGATATCAAACGCTGCAAAGTTGATGGGTAGGTTTACAGGAGACCCTTCTTTCATTAATGAGTACAAGTACATTCGCAAAACTGGAGATGGTGAGACGATGCAAGAAGAATCAGTCACA ATTGAGATGAAGGAAGAGGACAGGTTAGCTGCTGTGGTTGCATCCATTGATCAGGAGGTTTCTGTAGTCCCTCGTGGAGCATATATAAAAAACCCACTGGGTGGAGTTAGGATGAATAGGTCTTTTGAAG GGCTGTCTATTGCTGAGTGCAAAGACCTCAGCAACTTTCTTCATTTCAGGGAGCCACAGTTAGAAAATAACAAAAACGCTCTTCTCAGTATTGACCAGTCTCTAAATTTCCTAGACAGCATTGAATACGACTTACCAAAAG GCTGTTGGAGTCTTCAATTTGAAAGAGGTAGTGGAATGGTTGTTTTGAGAAGTCTCATTTGGTTCGGTCTAGTAAGCTACCACATACCCAACACAACAAAATATGGTTACTTTTACTGTGGCACTGGTGAAAGGAACAATGATCTTCCATTTATGCTGTAA
- the LOC136268919 gene encoding sodium/calcium exchanger 3-like: MMEIDVEAVFRSEDRLEEVCNQVIGNGTRNATYSEFDLMVGDGSIDESEFVSLYQICEDYECDCSNGIILPVWGGEERNYCYDIPGGEAAGRSILYLICLFYCFLGVSIIADRFMAAIEVITSQKRVVTTVVDGVEQKFKVLIWNETVANLTLMALGSSAPEILLSIIEIVGNNFQGGELGPSTIVGSAAFNMFVIFAICVVVVPSSETRRIRELPVFFLTAATSIFAYVWLFIIVRGTSKDEIEVWEAVITFAFFPALIILAFFTDRKFFISKWRKYHFNQRRVVVAENVKEREGVHFTSGFEEGTEDNIVINYGDDNERQAILRKLKRKGDISMASAALKSHNATLKRADKSTTRKLAAYEMVESMPKSRAFHRINAIRRLTGSRGVLPVKPKVDEEKLSTTSIEEDEIPLSVGFVDTSVSVMENAGSVTLKVRRDGTTLCKLQVHYYTEDKEAKAGDDYKPVENGVLLFDAGESEKMISIEVIDDDVFEDTERFLVKLRDVTVTSPEEGLSAPTAVLRPEYDVCMVTILDDDHHGQFVFEHDKYEVQETEGHCIVTVIREMGARGHVSIPIATKPGTAKGGGDDYDDIDEILQFEDGESRKEIKIHIIDDEEYERDEEFYVLLGKPQEGDVTIGSSNGPNPTAILGNCCKTTVIIKEDHEFKSDVDAVIQMATLRLKVGSSSWADQFIDCFYVNGKPDWSEAESLDTRSDPTVLDYVLHFATFPWKLLFALVPPTNILGGWATFVVAIVFIGILTALIGDLANAFGCSAGLNADVTAITFVALGTSLPDAFASKTAAVQDKYADGSLGNVTGSNSVNVFLGLGLAWLVASIYHAAKGDTFEVAGGESLGFSVVIFCVFAVLCIIVMMVRRYMPQVKGELGGPLIYKIITASFFVLLWVVYIILSSLVSYGHIESF; encoded by the exons ATGATGGAGATCGACGTGGAAGCAGTTTTCCGTTCAGAGGACCGTTTAGAAGAAGTCTGTAACCAAGTCATAGGTAACGGCACAAGAAATGCCACCTACAGCGAATTCGATTTGATGGTAGGCGATGGAAGTATAGATGAGAGCGAATTTGTTTCTCTTTACCAAATATGTGAGGATTAcgaatgtgactgttctaatggTATTATTCTGCCAGTATGGGGTGGAGAAGAGAGAAACTATTGCTATGATATTCCTGGTGGAGAAGCAGCTGGAAGATCCATCCTATACCTTATCTGCTTGTTTTACTGCTTTCTGGGAGTGTCTATAATAGCAGATCGGTTCATGGCTGCAATTGAGGTCATTACATCACAGAAAAGGGTTGTGACAACTGTAGTAGATGGTGTCGAACAGAAGTTCAAGGTTTTGATTTGGAATGAGACTGTAGCTAATTTAACGTTGATGGCACTCGGTTCATCTGCACCAGAAATCCTACTGTCTATAATTGAGATTGTTGGCAACAATTTCCAAGGTGGCGAGCTTGGACCATCAACCATAGTGGGCTCAGCAGCATTCAACATGTTTGTGATATTTGCtatatgtgtagtagttgtgCCTAGCTCAGAAACACGTAGAATTCGTGAGCTCCCAGTGTTTTTCCTTACAGCAGCCACATCAATTTTTGCCTATGTCTGGCTTTTCATCATTGTCCGG GGAACCTCAAAGGATGAGATTGAAGTTTGGGAAGCCGTTATAACATTTGCATTCTTTCCTGCCTTGATTATACTGGCATTCTTTACTGATCGCAAGTTTTTTATTAGTAAATGGCGAAAATATCATTTTAACCAGCGTCGTGTGGTAGTGGCTGAAAATGTTAAAGAAAGAGAAGGAGTACACTTTACCAGTGGTTTTGAAGAAGGCACAGAGGATAATATTGTCATTAACTATGGAGATGATAATGAAAGACAAGCTATTCTTAGAAAGCTAAAGCGAAAGGGTGATATTTCTATGGCATCTGCAGCTTTGAAATCACATAACGCTACACTAAAGAGAGCTGATAAAAGCACAACCAGAAAACTTGCTGCATATGAGATGGTGGAGAGTATGCCAAAGTCAAGGGCCTTCCATCGTATCAATGCCATCCGAAGGTTAACAGGAAGTCGTGGTGTTCTTCCAGTGAAACCAAAGGTTGATGAAGAGAAG CTAAGCACAACATCAATTGAAGAAGATGAAATTCCACTTAGTGTTGGATTTGTTGACACATCTGTATCAGTAATGGAAAATGCTGGCAGCGTAACATTGAAGGTCAGACGAGATGGGACCACTCTGTGTAAGCTACAGGTACACTATTATACTGAAGATAAAGAAGCTAAGGCTGGAGATGACTACAAACCAGTTGAA AATGGTGTGTTGCTTTTTGATGCCGGAGAGTCAGAAAAAATGATCTCTATTGAAGtgattgatgatgatgtttTTGAGGACACTGAAAGGTTCCTTGTAAAATTACGTGATGTAACAGTTACATCACCAGAGGAAGGGTTGAGTGCACCAACTGCCGTACTGAGACCAGAGTACGATGTTTGCATGGTGACTATATTGGATGATGACCACCATGGACAATTTGTGTTTGAACATGACAAATATGAAGTTCAAGAAACTGAAG GACATTGTATTGTGACTGTTATACGGGAGATGGGTGCTAGGGGCCATGTATCCATACCCATAGCAACTAAACCAGGCACTGCTAAAGGTGGTGGAGATGATTatgatgacattgatgaaaTTCTTCAGTTTGAGGATGGAGAGAGCAG AAAAGAAATTAAGATTCACATAATTGATGATGAAGAGTATGAAAGAGATGAGGAATTTTATGTATTGTTGGGAAAACCACAGGAGGGTGATGTGACAATAGGTTCCTCAAATGGTCCTAATCCTACAGCTATTCTTGGTAATTGTTGCAAAACTACAGTGATCATTAAAGAAGACCATGAGTTTAAGAGTGATGTAG ATGCTGTTATCCAGATGGCTACACTGCGTTTGAAAGTCGGTAGTAGCAGCTGGGCTGACCAGTTCATAGACTGTTTCTATGTCAATGGCAAGCCAGACTGGAGTGAAGCAGAATCACTTGATACTAGGTCTGATCCAACAGTGTTGGACTATGTATTGCATTTTGCAACATTTCCATGGAAG TTGCTGTTTGCTTTGGTGCCTCCTACCAACATACTGGGTGGATGGGCAACTTTTGTAGTTGCCATTGTGTTCATTGGGATACTGACAGCATTGATTGGTGATCTTGCTAACGCATTTGGATGTTCTGCTGGACTTAATGCTGATGTTACTGCCATAACATTTGTTGCTTTAGGAACTAGTCTTCCAG ATGCGTTTGCTAGTAAAACAGCTGCTGTACAGGACAAGTATGCTGATGGATCACTGGGGAATGTGACAGGAAGTAATTCCGTTAATGTGTTTCTAGGCCTTGGACTGGCCTGGTTGGTAGCTAGCATCTACCATGCTGCCAAGGGTGACACTTTTGAAGTAGCTGGTGGAGAATCACTGGGTTTTTCTGTTGTGATTTTCTGTGTGTTTGCCGTGCTCTGTATTATCGTTATGATGGTCAGAAGATATATGCCTCAAGTTAAAGGAGAGCTCGGAGGTCCACTGATTTACAAAATCATAACAGCCAGTTTCTTTGTACTTCTATGGGTTGTTTACATCATTTTATCATCCCTAGTTTCCTACGGCCACATTGAGTCATTTTAG
- the LOC136236335 gene encoding uncharacterized protein — MMATDIQCDSKLLEDFPVFDTSLDDDPNFRRQLNKWSLKTEKLASSLQGIVNHLQDFTKHGVAHYNSASLLVTNLMELAEVHEDSEIGKKTLSEPVQKFAGILEKIEVYREMFMNQVSELTAAPLGDLAKKLNYIMDMYKNVLQCREEYNKALGRFSACRHLSKMSEQQYSAWRLLAETVFDEKRKYQMALSKYLMELREVHSCDMMSMLRRILEHMLTSFSFHNYAAQLLKEIELYIDQKFAEAKLLRDNFENELKVYHQLRNYVNLKIQADYQDNMANFSDMASKAAYIGTPGNRAARHFWRVLPGAGSASKASGDLKRAASTDWLVIEEEGENNENASDSEVPIRKRSTTYSPLSPDSTGGDRMVRRRIGTIRRSSSNPNLLSSAMDLDSDSTAENFPRVMSPDDVTRQRCSRPRSQSLVAYNLANNSTQVSNGHSTSPESDENSNLKSGSFMNVFSKKKGKEKKLSSAAKKNLARSNSDVGSPNGNGSSSKIKASVSPIPEKTASKGIWKKAKNYIGGLKDISSKTDVHRNSLESQQESKRTSDLEIPGTPIAKQQLENSLTAEDLEWKSVEKQAPVGWHRRGYLSMAEKPAGSSSKLQWNNVYCVVDSTNGYMLAQSEQDDQLVELANLQICTAKVSTPDLQDRNCCFRLITPTMEYIFQALTNYESLAWIDSLNSATARALKKSDHDTNTLSSTEGSTSCSMENIATDARERILAVPGNQHCADCTSTNTTDLDWASINLGIVICIKCSGVHRSLGVHVSKVRSLTLDRWDEDTIKFMESIGNSMSNSKYEGSLGDVKRPSADASKEERKCYIRQKYVDCKFVPPHYV; from the exons ATGATGGCCACGGATATTCAATGCGACTCGAAACTACTTGAAGACTTCCCTGTTTTCGACACTTCTTTAGATGACGATCCAAATTTCAGGCGACAGTTGAACAAGTGGTCTCTCAAGACAGAGAAA TTGGCATCTAGCCTTCAGGGAATTGTTAACCATCTCCAAGATTTTACTAAGCATGGGGTAGCCCACTACAATTCTGCGTCTCTATTAGTTACCAACTTAATGGAACTGGCTGAAGTACATGAGGACTCAGAAATTGGAAAGAAAACTCTATCAGAACCAGTACAAAAG TTTGCTGGAATTCTTGAAAAGATTGAAGTTTATCGTGAAATGTTCATGAATCAAGTATCAGAGTTAACTGCTGCTCCACTGGGTGACTTAGCCAAGAAGCTGAATTATATAATG GATATGTACAAAAATGTGCTCCAGTGTAGAGAAGAATACAACAAAGCCTTGGGAAGATTCAGTGCCTGTAGACACTTATCTAAAATGAGTGAg CAACAATACTCTGCTTGGAGACTTTTGGCAGAGACGGTATTTGATGAAAAGAGGAAATATCAGATGGCATTATCAAAATATCTTATGGAACTCCGAGAAGTCCATTCGTGTGATATG ATGTCAATGCTACGTCGTATTCTCGAGCACATGTTGACTTCTTTTTCATTCCACAACTATGCAGCACAA ctactcaAGGAAATTGAGTTATACATTGACCAAAAATTTGCCGAAGCTAAGCTATTGCGTGACAATTTTGAA AATGAACTGAAAGTATATCACCAGCTACGGAATTATGTTAACTTGAAGATACAAGCTGACTATCAAGATAACATGGCTAACTTTTCAGACATGGCATCAAA GGCAGCATATATAGGTACTCCTGGAAATAGAGCTGCTAGACATTTCTGGCGTGTGTTGCCTGGGGCTGGCTCTGCCAGCAAAGCTAGTGGAGACTTAAAAAGGGCTGCATCTACG GATTGGCTAGTTATTGAAGAGGAAGGAGAAAATAATGAAAATGCATCAGATAGTGAGGTACCAATCCGAAAACGGAGCACCACTTATAGTCCACTGAGTCCAGATTCTACTGGTGGTGATAGAATGGTACGTCGTCGAATTGGTACCATACGTCGATCCAGCTCTAATCCCAACTTGCTTTCGTCTGCTATGGATCTTGATTCAGATAGCACTGCAGAGAATTTTCCTCGTGTAATGTCACCAGATGACGTGACACGTCAGAGATGTAGTCGACCTCGTTCTCAGTCTCTTGTTGCATACAATTTAGCGAACAACTCAACACAGGTATCAAATGGACATAGTACATCACCTGAATCTGATGAGAATTCAAACTTGAAATCTGGCTCATTTATGAATGTCTTTTCTAAGAAGAAAGGCAAGGAAAAGAAATTGTCTAGTGCTGCAAAGAAAAATTTAGCAAGAAGTAATTCCGATGTTGGCAGTCCTAATGGGAATGGCAGTAGTAGCAAAATAAAGGCATCAGTGTCACCGATTCCAGAGAAAACTGCTTCAAAGGGAATTTGGAAAAAAGCTAAAAATTATATAGGTGGTTTAAAGGACATTTCTTCTAAAACTGATGTTCACAGGAACTCTTTGGAAAGTCAGCAAGAAAGTAAACGTACTTCTGACTTGGAAATTCCTGGGACACCAATAGCCAAACAGCAATTGGAAAATTCTCTTACAGCTGAGGATTTAGAGTGGAAGTCGGTGGAAAAGCAGGCCCCAGTTGGATGGCATCGAAGGGGTTATTTATCAATGGCAGAAAAGCCTGCTGGTAGTTCTTCCAAATTACAATGGAACAATGTG tattgtgtagtggACAGTACCAATGGTTATATGTTAGCTCAAAGTGAACAAGACGATCAGCTAGTGGAGTTGGCCAATCTTCAGATTTGTACTGCCAAAGTTAGTACACCAGATTTACAAGATCGAAACTGCTGCTTTCGA CTCATCACTCCTACAATGGAGTACATATTCCAGGCATTAACTAACTATGAGTCATTAGCTTGGATTGATTCGTTGAAT TCTGCGACTGCAAGAGCTCTTAAGAAAAGTGACCAC GATACAAACACATTGTCAAGCACGGAAGGGAGCACAAGTTGTTCAATGGAAAATATAGCTACTGATGCGAGAGAAAGGATACTGGCTGTACCAGGAAACCAGCACTGTGCCGATTGCACCAGCACAA ATACAACAGACCTAGACTGGGCCAGCATAAACTTGGGCATAGTTATATGCATAAAATGTTCTGGGGTGCATCGTAGTCTTGGTGTTCATGTCAGCAAGGTGAGGTCATTAACATTAGATCGGTGGGATGAAGACACTATCAAG TTTATGGAGTCAATTGGGAACAGCATGTCTAATTCAAAATATGAAGGCTCTTTGGGAGATGTTAAAAGGCCAAGTGCTGATGCTTCTAA gGAAGAAAGGAAGTGCTATATTAGACAAAAATATGTAGATTGCAAGTTCGTCCCTCCTCATTATGTATAG
- the LOC136236336 gene encoding uncharacterized protein yields the protein MKVTVAAPLIVLLLESFISADWLDGDIGVDRPNGDLPNMPIPLEASQTAADCAKMCMNNTNCLAWAYCTPNCGGDKQPSCYLKGNVTEQTSNPCRVSGVTKHALVPLKFTPLPVSAIKPLGWLKQQLQVQAAGLSGNLPLFWADVENSSWVGGKADGGLHERTPYWLNGFVPLAFQLEDPDLISMVNKYISYILAHQTKDGWLGADDIKDGNAYWSKYPMLFTLRQYYEATENATVIAAMHRFIKAAHTRMFSIAFGTTWSGARWQDLVLSVHWLLENHPNGNEQLLWDIAELAHQQGFDWRSWYTDKNFPKNSVTQATLFTHGVNNGQAIKSEGVWYRQSNDSRDYNSSYERMRLLDTYHGLPSGIFACDEHLAGNMPSRGTELCTVVEAMYSYEVLYSVTGDTIFAERAEMLAYNALPATITPDMWAHQYLQQPNEMNAVHSDDHVWVFDGPDSTLFGLAPNYGCCTANFNQGWPKFTQNLVMSTQDGGLVVAMYSPASVQIKGPSGGTVMLEIDTDYPFDEHVTITVDSEEESLPVYFRVPSWAVGTMFRVNGGNPQPATNGSHFTVVCSRSSTKIEAVFPMKLNITRRYNNAASIYYGPLLYGLHINEDFKILRNYSFNSKDYQVTPGSPWNYVLLLHNDSKPEDDLKFVSAGLKPDTKYPFSSDGAPSYITAMGCELDSWGLSHNAAAAPPISPVASCSGNYTSIKLLPFGATNLRMAEMPTTEK from the exons ATGAAGGTGACCGTCGCCGCACCGCTAATCGTTTTGCTCCTTGAATCATTCATTAGTGCTGACTGGCTCGATGGCGACATAGGAGTAGACCGACCAAATGGAGATCTTCCCAACATGCCGATTCCACTTGAAGCTTCGCAGACGGCTGCAGACTGTGCAAAGATGTGTATGAATAACACGAACTGCTTAGCTTGGGCATATTGTACACCGAACTGCGGTGGAGATAAGCAGCCATCTTGTTATTTGAAGGGAAATGTGACAGAACAGACTTCCAACCCATGTAGA GTTTCTGGGGTCACGAAGCATGCACTTGTACCTCTTAAATTTACTCCACTACCTGTATCTGCCATCAAGCCACTTG GTTGGCTGAAACAGCAGTTACAAGTACAGGCTGCTGGATTGTCAGGAAACTTACCTCTATTCTGGGCAGATGTTGAAAACTCCAGTTGGGTAGGAGGTAAAGCTGATGGCGGATTGCACGAGAGAACTCCTTACTGGCTTAATGGCTTTGTTCCACTAGCATTTCAATTGGAAGATCCAGATCTTATATCTATG GTCAACAAATATATTTCCTATATTTTAGCACACCAAACAAAGGATGGCTGGTTAGGAGCTGATGATATTAAAGATGGCAATGCTTACTGGTCAAAATATCCAATGTTATTTACATTACGTCAATACTATGAGGCTACAGAGAACGCTACTGTCATTGCTGCAATGCATCGTTTTATAAAAGCCGCCCATACCAGAATGTTTAGTATTGCATTTGGAACTACATG GTCAGGTGCACGTTGGCAGGACTTAGTACTTTCTGTTCACTGGCTCTTAGAAAACCATCCAAATGGCAATGAGCAGCTTTTGTGGGATATTGCCGAGTTGGCACACCAGCAGGGATTTGATTGGAGAAGTTGGTACACTGATAAGAACTTCCCTAAAAATTCAGTAACCCAAGCCACTTTGTTTACACATGGGGTTAACAATGGCCAAGCTATCAAATCTGAGGGTGTCTGGTACCGACAGTCAAATGACAGTAGAGATTACAACAGCTCATATGAACGGATGAGACTTTTGGACACTTACCATGGATTGCCATCAGGAATCTTTGCATGTGATGAGCACTTAGCTGGTAATATGCCATCAAGAG GGACAGAATTATGTACTGTTGTTGAAGCAATGTACTCCTATGAAgttctatacagtgttacagGAGATACGATATTTG CTGAAAGAGCTGAGATGCTGGCTTACAATGCTCTACCTGCCACCATCACTCCTGATATGTGGGCACATCAGTATCTGCAGCAGCCCAATGAAATGAATGCGGTGCATAGTGATGATCATGTGTGGGTTTTTGATGGTCCTGATTCTACTCTGTTTGGACTAGCTCCAAACTATGGCTGTTGTACAGCCAATTTTAACCAAGGATGGCCAAAGTTTACTCAAAATTTAGTAATGTCTACTCAAGACGGTGGATTG GTTGTAGCAATGTACTCTCCAGCGTCTGTGCAAATCAAGGGTCCATCTGGAGGTACAGTGATGTTAGAAATTGATACTGATTATCCGTTTGATGAACACGTGACAATCACTGTCGATAGTGAAGAGGAATCTCTACCAGTATATTTTAGAGTACCTTCTTGGGCAGTAGGTACAATGTTCAGAGTGAATGGTGGAAATCCACAGCCTGCTACCAATGGAAGCCACTTCACTGTTGTATGTAGCAGGAGTTCTACCAAGATAGAGGCTGTATTCCCAATGAAATTAAACATTACACGTCGTTATAACAATGCCGCTTCAATTTATTACGG GCCACTTCTGTATGGTCTCCACATCAATGAAGACTTCAAGATCCTTCGTAACTATAGTTTCAATAGTAAAGATTATCAGGTCACACCTGGTAGCCCCTGGAATTATGTGTTATTACTCCACAATGATTCTAAACCAGAAGATGATTTAAAGTTTGTCTCTGCAGGACTCAAACCTGACACCAAGTACCCATTTTCTTCAGATGGTGCACCAAGTTATATCACAGCAATG GGCTGTGAGCTGGATTCATGGGGACTATCACACAATGCTGCTGCAGCTCCACCCATTAGCCCAGTAGCCTCTTGTTCTGGTAATTACACAAGTATTAAACTGTTACCTTTTGGAGCAACTAACCTCCGAATGGCCGAGATGccaacaacagaaaaatag
- the LOC136268897 gene encoding LOW QUALITY PROTEIN: uncharacterized protein (The sequence of the model RefSeq protein was modified relative to this genomic sequence to represent the inferred CDS: inserted 2 bases in 1 codon; substituted 2 bases at 2 genomic stop codons): MPHYGFASWDDFFTRQFRPNARPVACPDDDKVVVNACEAAPLRVERNVTKHGKFWIKGEPYNLKFXLANDPLADRFVGGTVYXGFLSAFYYHRWHSPVDGKIVKTYIKDGTYYSLPVTCGPDDSEFSQGYLAEVATRAIIFIEADNPYIGLMCFIAIGMQEVSSCEITVKEGQRVKKDQQTGTFHFCGSSHCLIFQPGVELEFDFHGETPSASAXSVLINSRLATVPK, encoded by the exons ATGCCACACTATGGATTTGCCTCATGGGATGATTTCTTCACTCGACAGTTTCGACCTAATGCTCGTCCTGTTGCTTGTCCAGATGATGACAAAGTTGTTGTCAATGCTTGTGAGGCAGCACCATTGAGGGTTGAAAGAAATGTTACAAAACATGGCAAATTCTGGATTAAAGGAGAGCCttataatttaaaatt gtTAGCCAATGACCCACTTGCAGACAGATTTGTAGGAGGTACTGTGTACTAAGGCTTTCTTAGTGCCTTCTACTATCATCGATGGCATAGCCCAGTGGACGGTAAAATTGTCAAGACATATATCAAAGATGGTACGTACTATTCACTTCCTGTGACATGTGGCCCTGATGATTCTGAATTTTCACAAGGCTACCTTGCAGAAGTAGCAACAAGGGCCATAATTTTCATTGAGGCAGACAATCCTTACATAGGCTTGATGTGCTTCATTGCCATTGGCATGCAAGAAGTATCCTCTTGTGAGATAACTGTCAAAGAAGGACAAAGAGTAAAGAAAGATCAACAGACAGGGACATTTCACTTTTGTGGCTCTTCACATTGTCTCATCTTCCAACCTGGAGTGGAACTTGAATTTGATTTTCATGGTGAAACGCCAAGTGCTAGTGCTTGAAGCGTTTTGATCAATTCCAGACTTGCTACTGTACCAAAATGA